A window of Tautonia marina contains these coding sequences:
- a CDS encoding S8 family peptidase → MRHSRSISRNVRRLRTLESLEERVLLSAYAGQQQVAEGAVLVRWNDVEALARPDEYIVRLDDVTGEATTQADSVRQLLDDAGLVSRVEHLGMDGTFLVRVDAGVDPDSVAAALTRTGHTHALEPNFVGEWTAIPNDPSFGALWGLENTGQVIGAQAGIPGADIGAPGAWDISTGSSHVAVGIIDSGMDYTHPDLYLNVWMNQAEIPAALRGALTDVTGDGMILFRDLNHPANAAFVSDLNGNGYIDGFDLLNNPAWADGVDTAGNGYVDDLIGWNFVTNTNNPFDFNSHGTHVSGTVGAVGNNGVGVAGVNWDVQLMPLNIGTAGPTLAGAIQAYNYVATMKGDFGVDVVATNNSYGIPFSPLLFDAAQRKAENDILLVASAGNSNSNNDLSPAFPANLALPNVISVAATDNRDQRASFSSFGPNTVHLGAPGVNVLSTLPNSNYAFFNGTSMASPHVTGVAALAASIAPGVGASLIKEAILAGVDPVPSLQGITITGGRLNAFSTLQLLQGSDELRVLPPFEAVEPLGSLVYEATANGFLATFSSEAADRYELLVDPGQTLTIEVAARSGLQPIVELAMADDEGNLQIVASAVASDGVAMIQTEPVGGPLNSPGRNAPSARSFVITVRGEDGSGGGYDLRVLLNAALEAEGRGGEANDTIGSAQSLDPAFLSMLGGYDDPVSSRPARAAVLGRIDAGNQATVPAALEDVEGDTGNAWPFHIGQFGQPSMRYQQIYSASEFAEGGLIDEVRFRRNVGAGPFSNVVIDARIRLGYAATSVATASPVFAENIGDGFVTVFDGQMTLSSTGTGSPNPFDIVLDVAALFDYDPSQGDLLLDIEMRNSPVSNFIDASGSFQQSSTTRIYSFPGNVNAELGIVGFTQAAPQPYGLVTQFGFADTDLHAVTLDAGQSLTLAAKALSAGAVQLELLDANGQVLAEGLSFQQQNELIVNGSFETGDFSGWTVQTTGGPFRPWAVSGAGVGGGFDMALTEPQDGTFVAWNGFDGSGPMEFLMFQDVTIPADTSPTLSWKDRIQWNFTLGSFASLPRTREVLIVDPATNVVLQEVSVFSTGTQAENPTGDTGWQSHSADLSAFAGSTVRLLFREMIPQSATGPGQAEFDAISIDLGLEGLPTNVDDLIQFVAPESGTYYVRVSGDSNTDYSLVATRSLTFDLEGNDDLASAQPVLSPSAAGRLWTLGHVGQGQEATIAFDELPSQPANGVSLAGVTFGYTIGGVPSTAATFNTLGPGTTTFISDPSLVGSAAGVLTLDFDQPVSSLEFGLALSANLSIPDGATVTLFDATNSLIGTFQVAVSPQGFFFAEGQFQYEGTPVSRAEIAPNSSVAGAFAFDNLSFRSGSDRDVSLVEVAGNRMLQVDLLLPARGPGAFENGLIPVVRLYDPSGNIVAEVQGTASNRQVGLKYKVPKNGGGLYAIKVEGLEDTQGEYVLSINGASSPSSADPEAAPATPGRGRGRGASVAIAALTVPDPVIRPVVPGNTIRPAESVEADATPATDRGWPIDAGPSVSPIALTTIPVADDDRADSLGDDAVIDMALETLDRSEIVPGLRRLARIVS, encoded by the coding sequence CCTATGCCGGCCAGCAGCAGGTGGCTGAGGGAGCGGTGCTGGTCCGTTGGAACGATGTCGAGGCGCTGGCCAGGCCCGATGAATACATCGTTCGCCTGGACGACGTCACTGGCGAGGCGACGACCCAGGCCGATTCGGTCCGGCAACTGCTCGATGATGCAGGGTTGGTTTCAAGGGTTGAGCACCTGGGGATGGATGGCACGTTCCTGGTGCGGGTCGATGCCGGCGTCGATCCCGACTCCGTGGCCGCCGCATTGACGCGAACGGGGCATACACATGCCCTCGAACCAAACTTCGTGGGGGAGTGGACCGCCATCCCGAACGACCCGTCCTTCGGCGCTCTCTGGGGCCTGGAGAACACCGGCCAGGTCATCGGCGCCCAGGCCGGGATTCCCGGGGCCGATATCGGCGCGCCAGGTGCCTGGGACATCTCGACCGGCAGCAGCCACGTCGCCGTCGGCATCATCGACAGCGGCATGGACTATACCCACCCCGACCTGTACCTGAACGTCTGGATGAACCAGGCCGAGATTCCGGCCGCCCTGCGGGGGGCTCTGACGGACGTTACCGGCGACGGGATGATCCTGTTCCGCGACCTGAACCACCCGGCCAATGCGGCGTTCGTCTCCGACCTCAACGGCAACGGTTACATCGACGGCTTCGACCTGCTGAACAATCCGGCCTGGGCCGACGGTGTTGACACCGCGGGCAACGGCTACGTCGACGACCTGATCGGCTGGAACTTCGTCACGAACACGAACAACCCCTTTGACTTCAACAGCCACGGCACGCACGTCTCGGGGACCGTCGGCGCCGTCGGGAACAACGGGGTCGGGGTGGCTGGGGTGAACTGGGATGTCCAGCTCATGCCCCTGAACATCGGCACCGCCGGCCCCACGCTTGCCGGAGCAATCCAGGCATACAACTACGTGGCGACAATGAAGGGAGACTTCGGCGTCGACGTGGTCGCCACGAACAATAGCTACGGCATCCCTTTCAGCCCGTTGCTGTTCGATGCGGCCCAGCGCAAGGCCGAGAACGACATCTTGCTGGTTGCCTCTGCTGGCAACAGCAATAGCAACAACGACCTGTCCCCCGCCTTCCCGGCCAACCTCGCTTTGCCGAACGTGATCTCGGTCGCGGCCACGGACAACCGAGACCAGCGGGCGAGCTTCTCCAGCTTCGGCCCGAACACGGTTCACCTGGGGGCGCCAGGGGTCAATGTCTTGAGTACGCTCCCCAACAGCAACTACGCCTTTTTCAACGGCACGTCGATGGCCTCACCTCACGTGACCGGCGTGGCGGCGCTGGCGGCCTCCATCGCGCCGGGTGTTGGCGCATCCTTGATCAAGGAGGCGATCCTGGCCGGGGTCGATCCCGTGCCCTCGCTGCAGGGGATCACCATCACCGGCGGTCGACTCAACGCCTTCTCCACCCTGCAACTGCTCCAGGGGAGCGACGAGCTACGCGTCTTGCCGCCGTTCGAGGCGGTCGAACCGCTGGGCTCGCTCGTCTACGAAGCCACCGCGAACGGGTTCCTCGCGACGTTCTCTTCCGAGGCGGCCGATCGCTACGAGCTGCTCGTCGATCCCGGCCAGACGCTGACCATCGAGGTCGCGGCGAGAAGCGGATTGCAGCCGATTGTCGAACTGGCAATGGCCGACGACGAGGGCAATTTGCAGATCGTTGCCTCGGCGGTGGCGTCGGACGGTGTGGCCATGATCCAGACCGAGCCGGTCGGAGGGCCTTTGAATTCGCCTGGCCGCAACGCGCCGTCGGCCCGGTCGTTCGTCATCACGGTCCGAGGGGAAGACGGTTCCGGAGGCGGTTACGATCTGCGCGTCTTGCTCAACGCGGCGCTGGAGGCCGAAGGTCGAGGCGGGGAAGCGAACGACACGATCGGTTCGGCCCAGTCGCTCGACCCGGCCTTTCTCTCGATGCTTGGCGGTTACGACGACCCGGTTTCGAGCCGTCCGGCACGGGCCGCGGTGCTCGGGCGCATCGACGCGGGCAATCAGGCGACCGTCCCTGCGGCCCTGGAGGATGTCGAGGGAGACACGGGCAATGCCTGGCCGTTCCACATTGGCCAGTTCGGTCAGCCGAGCATGCGCTATCAACAAATCTACTCGGCCTCGGAGTTCGCCGAAGGAGGGCTGATTGACGAGGTTCGCTTCCGCCGCAACGTGGGAGCCGGGCCGTTCTCCAACGTGGTCATCGACGCGAGGATCCGCCTGGGTTACGCCGCGACGAGCGTGGCCACCGCGTCTCCCGTTTTCGCCGAGAACATTGGCGACGGATTCGTGACGGTCTTCGATGGCCAGATGACCCTCTCCAGCACGGGCACCGGGTCCCCCAATCCCTTTGACATCGTGCTCGATGTGGCCGCGCTGTTCGACTACGACCCCAGCCAGGGCGATCTGCTGCTCGACATCGAGATGCGCAATTCCCCCGTCTCGAACTTTATCGATGCCTCGGGCTCGTTCCAGCAATCCTCGACGACGCGCATTTACTCGTTCCCGGGCAACGTCAATGCCGAGCTCGGGATTGTCGGCTTTACGCAGGCCGCTCCCCAACCCTATGGGCTGGTCACGCAGTTCGGCTTTGCCGACACCGACCTGCACGCCGTCACGCTCGACGCCGGCCAGTCGTTGACCCTGGCGGCCAAGGCCCTCTCTGCCGGCGCGGTGCAACTGGAACTGCTCGACGCCAACGGCCAGGTTCTGGCCGAGGGGCTTTCCTTCCAGCAGCAAAACGAACTGATCGTCAACGGCAGCTTCGAAACGGGCGACTTCTCCGGCTGGACCGTGCAGACCACCGGCGGTCCCTTCCGACCCTGGGCGGTCAGCGGTGCTGGAGTCGGCGGCGGCTTTGACATGGCCCTGACCGAGCCTCAGGACGGCACCTTCGTGGCCTGGAACGGCTTCGACGGCAGCGGTCCGATGGAATTCTTGATGTTCCAGGATGTTACGATTCCGGCCGACACCAGCCCGACCCTCTCCTGGAAGGATCGGATTCAGTGGAACTTCACCCTCGGCTCCTTTGCCAGTCTGCCGAGGACCCGCGAGGTCCTGATCGTCGATCCGGCCACCAACGTCGTGCTTCAGGAGGTTTCGGTCTTTTCAACCGGAACCCAGGCCGAAAACCCGACCGGAGACACCGGCTGGCAATCGCACTCGGCCGACCTCTCCGCCTTCGCCGGTTCGACCGTCCGCCTGCTGTTCCGTGAGATGATCCCGCAGTCGGCGACCGGACCCGGACAGGCCGAATTCGATGCCATCAGCATCGACCTCGGACTCGAAGGCCTTCCCACCAACGTCGATGACCTGATCCAGTTCGTCGCCCCGGAATCGGGAACCTATTACGTCCGCGTGTCCGGTGATTCCAACACCGACTACAGCCTGGTGGCGACCCGCAGCCTGACGTTCGACCTGGAAGGCAACGACGATCTGGCCTCGGCCCAGCCGGTCCTGTCTCCCTCGGCCGCCGGTCGCCTGTGGACGCTTGGCCATGTCGGCCAGGGGCAGGAGGCGACGATTGCCTTTGATGAACTGCCCTCGCAGCCGGCCAACGGCGTCAGCCTGGCCGGGGTCACCTTCGGCTACACGATCGGCGGGGTCCCTTCGACCGCGGCCACGTTCAACACCCTCGGGCCTGGCACAACGACCTTCATCAGCGACCCGAGCCTGGTCGGTTCGGCCGCAGGGGTCCTGACGCTCGACTTCGACCAGCCGGTCTCCTCCCTGGAGTTCGGCCTGGCGCTTTCGGCCAACCTCTCGATACCCGACGGTGCCACCGTCACGCTGTTCGACGCCACCAACAGCCTCATCGGCACCTTCCAGGTGGCCGTGAGCCCGCAGGGTTTCTTCTTCGCAGAAGGCCAGTTCCAGTACGAGGGCACGCCAGTCTCGCGAGCGGAGATCGCCCCGAATTCCTCGGTGGCGGGCGCCTTCGCGTTTGATAACCTGAGTTTCCGCTCCGGTTCCGACCGCGATGTGTCGCTCGTCGAGGTCGCCGGCAACCGGATGCTTCAGGTCGACCTTCTGCTCCCAGCCCGGGGCCCTGGGGCGTTTGAGAACGGTTTGATCCCGGTCGTCCGCCTCTACGATCCCTCGGGGAACATCGTAGCCGAGGTCCAGGGGACCGCCTCCAACCGCCAGGTCGGCCTGAAGTACAAGGTTCCGAAGAATGGCGGCGGGCTCTACGCGATCAAGGTCGAGGGCCTTGAGGACACCCAGGGCGAGTACGTCCTGAGCATCAATGGCGCCTCCTCGCCGAGCAGCGCTGACCCCGAGGCCGCCCCGGCCACTCCGGGGCGTGGACGCGGTCGAGGGGCCTCGGTGGCGATCGCGGCCCTGACCGTACCCGATCCGGTGATCCGCCCCGTCGTCCCTGGCAACACGATCCGCCCGGCGGAGTCGGTCGAGGCTGATGCCACTCCGGCGACCGACCGCGGCTGGCCGATCGACGCCGGCCCCTCGGTCTCGCCGATCGCGCTGACGACGATCCCGGTTGCCGATGACGATCGAGCCGACTCGCTCGGAGACGACGCCGTGATTGACATGGCCTTGGAAACGCTTGACCGCTCGGAGATCGTTCCCGGCCTCCGTCGCCTGGCCCGCATCGTCTCCTGA